The Pan troglodytes isolate AG18354 chromosome 1, NHGRI_mPanTro3-v2.0_pri, whole genome shotgun sequence genome includes a region encoding these proteins:
- the LOC744764 gene encoding small ribosomal subunit protein bS21m-like produces the protein MAKHLKFTARTEMVQEGNVEGAYRTLNRILTVDGLLEDIKRPWYNEKPSCQRQRKSYKRCWQIYNMEMARKINFLMQKNWVDPWQGC, from the coding sequence ATGGCAAAACATCTGAAATTCACCGCCAGGACTGAGATGGTACAGGAAGGAAACGTGGAAGGTGCATACAGGACCCTAAACAGAATCCTCACTGTGGATGGGCTCCTTGAGGACATTAAACGTCCATGGTATAATGAAAAGCCATCCTGCCAGCGACAGAGGAAAAGCTATAAAAGGTGCTGGCAGatctataacatggaaatggctCGCAAGATCAACTTCTTGATGCAAAAGAATTGGGTAGATCCGTGGCAGGGCTGCTGA